In a single window of the Hoyosella subflava DQS3-9A1 genome:
- the fabG1 gene encoding 3-oxoacyl-ACP reductase FabG1 encodes MPTDEAAGFTSRSVLVTGGNRGIGLAIARRLVADGHKVAVTHRGSGVPDGLFGVKCDVTDSASVDAAFSEVEAHQGPVEVLVANAGITDDTLLMRMSDEQFERVLDANLTGSFRVAKRATRAMLRARFGRFIFLGSVVGLAGGPGQINYSSSKAGLVGMARSLTRELGSRSITANVVAPGFIETDMTADLADDHKKMIVGAVPAGRAGKPEEVAAVISWLASDDSRYVTGAVIPVDGGLGMGH; translated from the coding sequence ATGCCTACCGACGAAGCTGCAGGTTTTACCTCTCGCTCTGTTCTGGTCACCGGTGGCAACCGTGGCATCGGTCTTGCGATAGCTCGCAGGCTGGTCGCCGACGGGCACAAGGTGGCAGTCACGCATCGCGGCTCCGGCGTTCCGGATGGCCTCTTCGGTGTCAAGTGTGACGTCACGGACTCCGCATCAGTCGATGCGGCGTTCAGCGAGGTCGAGGCGCATCAGGGACCGGTCGAGGTTCTGGTCGCGAATGCTGGAATCACCGACGACACTTTGCTGATGCGAATGAGCGACGAACAGTTCGAACGTGTACTCGATGCCAACCTGACTGGGTCGTTCCGGGTAGCGAAACGCGCGACCCGCGCCATGCTTCGAGCCAGGTTCGGCCGTTTCATTTTTCTCGGCTCGGTAGTCGGCCTTGCCGGCGGACCTGGCCAGATCAACTATTCGTCGTCCAAAGCGGGGCTGGTCGGAATGGCACGGTCCCTCACGAGGGAACTCGGATCCCGATCGATTACTGCGAATGTCGTCGCGCCCGGCTTCATCGAAACCGACATGACCGCGGACCTGGCTGATGACCACAAGAAGATGATTGTGGGTGCGGTACCGGCGGGGCGTGCTGGCAAGCCGGAAGAGGTCGCCGCGGTCATCAGTTGGCTCGCGTCCGACGATTCCCGCTATGTCACGGGTGCTGTCATTCCAGTTGACGGTGGTCTCGGGATGGGGCACTGA